From the genome of Lutra lutra chromosome 8, mLutLut1.2, whole genome shotgun sequence:
ATTACTATTAATGTTATATAGTATGTTATGTTTATGGTTTATGGTTATGTTgattatgtttaaataaaaagagtCCTCTTCTTTGGGGgctgaaatatttataaagaagcaGTATCATGTCTGGAACTTGTTTCAAATGAATatgggaaggaaaagtgaaaaggGTAGTGGTCTGCTGGTAAATGTTGGCTTGggggtgggtatcaaggaggccTCATTTATAGCATTTGTATCATCTCTGATTGTCCTGGTGTAAAATACTCACACCATGACAGATTTCAAGCTATCAAGCTGTGAGAAAGACTTGGTGTTGCAAAAAGGTGTTTATGATCCACTCTTGAAGAGGTATGAACTGATCCCAGCATACCACTGGAGAAGGTATACAGGTTAAAGAAGGCTGGCCAAGGGCTGGTAAGTTGCTCGCCCTAGGGGTGGATACAAGTAAGTTGGTTACCTTATCCTGCATGTTTGAAATTCTccataacaaaattatttatttatttattttaagattttatttatttttttgtttttttttttaagtttttttttttgttgttttttttttttttgtcagagagagagggagagagagcgagcacaggcggacagaatggcaggcagaggcagagggagaagcaggctccccgccaagcaaggagcccgatgtgggactcgatcccaggacgccgggatcatgacctgagccgaaggcagctgcccaaccaactgagccacccaggcgtcccaagattttatttatttttttgacagaaagagagagatcacaagtaggcagagaggcaggtagagagagagggggaagcaggctccccaatgagcagagagccccatgcgggcctcaatcccaggaccctgagatcatgaccgagctgaaggcagtggcttaacccactgagctacccaggcacccaacaaaacactttaaaatgaaatgattcactttctttctctcagaaaatGTACAAAACAGACCACATTAGATACCAAAGGGAATAAGAAAACTCCAtaagagtttttttgttgttgttgttgctaagTGCTGTTTTGGACTTAAATTGGCTCTTGGCCAATTTATTGAATTATCATCTGAATTAAGTAAAAGAttcttgctttttcttaaatcacagggatgaaagtgaaataatatgttgaaatatatatgtatatatatgtactaacgtgtgtgtgtttgtgtatgtgtatcttcAATCCTCCATGAAGCTTCGAAGTCCTTCCCTTAGAGCATATACCTCATTGAGGCAATGATGATTATAGATTACTTTCACTGGCATTTAGATGTgaactatgaagaaaataaatacaaagtttgCCAGCTAAAAATAACTTGGAATATCTTTATGATACTTTCCCAAGTAAAATAATGCAGTAAAACTTATAAAAGTATAATTTCATAATACTAAAGTGTATTTGGGACATACTAAATGACACAACTTCATTGGAAAGTAAATTGCTCCTTTGTTCATAAATTCCAAGAACACTTCTCAAAAAAACTCTATGATGTTTTATATTAAACTTAGCAGCATCTAGACTTTTAatcacaaatataataataatggcatttatttgacatttaccatgtgccagaaaACTGTGCTAGGCATTTGACACAAGCTAACTAATTGAATCTTTTCAATAACACCATGAGGCGGGTATTATTatgatgcccattttacagattaggaaacagagagaataaggtcacacaactagtaaagggtagagccaggatttgaacctaagtAGCAAAACAGCTGGGCTCCCAGAGTTGAACTGGAGACCCAAACTTCATCAAGGAGAGAGATAAGTCATAGCCAGTTACATCACCATTTACTCAGAGACCAGTTGTGGCAGAGTGGAAAGCATTGGAGCAGAGGGGATACTCCACCTTAAAATGGCTACATCACTCTAAGCAAGTTACTAAACCTCTTTGCCTTtcaatttctcatttataaacTGCAGATCTTTAAGGGTTTTTTTCCAGGTCAAAAATTATAATGTAATCAAATCATGATTTTGATGGGTGATATTGATTATTAGTACACATTTAGTCTATTTTCAATATTCAAGCATATTTCCCCAACTTTGTCTATAAGGAAGTATGTCCAAATTTATAAAACCAGATATTTCAGAGAGCTCTTTTGCAATATAGATCCTGCATTTATTGAACTTTATTTTGTCACTATTTTCCCCTAAAATGTTCCAATGCTCAATTCTAATCCAGTATCTctgatacttaatttttttaaattgttatccaaacaaataaacaagaaaacactgTTGTAAACTGAGGCAGAATAACAAAAGGAATTCTAGACTGATGATGAGAAGTGGCTGGGAGAAAAGGTGGGTGTGTTGTTTATCCTGCCTGATGAACACAAATGAACTTCACCACCTGGTATTCATGCCCTGGAAAGTCTCTTCCAACATTGGGTCAGATATGACCTAGGTGATCAATAAAGTGATGCAGAAattataggaagaaagaaaggatgggaggcaggaagggagaaaataaggaagaaaggaaaaaagcagaaagaaagaaagcactgtTTCTTTGGAAAGTTAAATCCAGGCTTATCAATTAACTTACATAGAGCCTTTATTTTATAATGCTATTGCCAGtcagttaatattttaatgtctAGTTCCtaatttctcccattttacaaagTACATGGGCATCTGCATTTGGTTGAGAGGGttaggatgcagagaaattgtCATCAcgaatttatttcaaatttcctgCCTGTCATTATCCAATTGCTACGTAGGCAGATATTCTTAATAAACTCTGTGTATCAGAATACTTTCTACCACATTATTTACATTGAACTTTACAACCAAAAGGGCagcttttcattttctgctgcaatttttaatttctatgggtctctctttccattgttcttttttctttatattcaacCACTCTCCTGAAAAGAACCTAATGCAACATTTTATATTGCTATTCCATCACCCACTCTATTAATCAAGATATTAAACATGCAATGAGCAATCCCACTCAAACCCCACTTGGAGCTTCACATATTATTACCATGACCTCGTTATCTACAGACCCTCAGCCAGTTTTCATTGACTCATTCCATTTGTGATTGCTCATGTTTAAGTCTAATCTGAGTTATTTAAAATTGCATGAGGAATTGGCAAATGATTTGATAATGTTCAAATATAACTGCTGTCCCATAAGGGAATGATTTCATAATTCTATCAAAACTGCAATTGGTTTTGTCAGAAGCAATTTGTTTTATAGAACCCATTGCTTACTCCAAATTACAATTCCCTCAGCTTTtagatatttgcattttcttttaatgtttctgaCATTATGTGATGGTGCTGGGCTTagattaaaaagatttattgctgtccttcatatttaaatatgatgGGACACGATgtataaaaagaactaaaaaaaaaaaaaaaaaacaaggtgatCTGCAAGGCCTGAGTGTTACACACAGAGgatatttatcaaatattctcTTCGTATATTTGGTTTTGCTCTGAAGGCTGCATGGGATTTTTGCTGGACTTGAGCCACCCTAATCTCCAATTATAGTATCTCAACCTAATCTGCCTGCTATtgtcaattccttataataatcTACCGGGCTCCATTACCCACAGCGGGCTTTTTCCTGGGccacctgcatttttttttaaggttttatttatttatttgacagacagagatcacaggtaggcagagaggcaggctgagagaaaggaggaagcaggctccccgctgagcagagaagcccgatgtggggcttgatcccaggaccctgggatcatgacctgatcatgaccaggcagaggctttaacccactgacttTAACCCACTGTAACATTTCTGCGGTATCTTGTGAATCACTGCTACCGTTCTTACCATTTCATTGTCATTACAATCACAGTCATCAGGTAACATATCTTGAACTTCTATATATGCTAGATTGGCACATATCACAGAGAAGTCTTATTCTCTGCTCTTGAAAGAAGATGAAATGGCAACATAGATTTTTCTTATCACTAACCTTGTTTTACTGATAACTACCATTTATTATTCTGTGCCAGATACCATGGTAAGCAATCtataagcattattttatttaaatcttgagATAGGAACTTCTagctgcattttacagatgataaattGAGATTTAGTGAGGGTAGGTAATTTGTTCAAAATCACACATGCATTGATGGAGCCAGCCTTCAATTCTTGGAAGATCTATAGAGATGGAGGGACTTCTGACCACAAGAGGACAGAAGAAAGGAGCTGAAACCTATGTCACATTTGTAGATTGTTCAGCATGAGGCAGGTtggaggctcagggaagggagggaaagcagtCTCCTAAGTGGGTGGATGGAAAAAGAACAGGAGGGATACAGAAAAGAGTAACCTTGTTGCAGAGCTCTTCATTTCATTAATATGAAATACCCTCCTtggttttatttaatacttttcacCTTGAATTCGAATTCATCTTATTTTAATGCAATAGCTGAATGAGCTGAGCTTAATAGGATAGTTATAAAGCAAATTTATTCTTTCCCACCACTCCTTTTCACTACACTTGCTCTATCAAACAATCTATTCCTTGTCTTTGGATGAATTCTTGGACAGGTCCCATAGTTTTTTGGATCACTCTTAGATAATATATGAATTATCTTTTTGTTGTGACATGCAGAGGACCAACCCAGTGTGATAATGAGAACTCCAAACTCCATTTTATGCAGTCTCTCCCTTACACAGGTTTGAATTTGCTCCAGTGTGGAAGTCTGCACCAGGGAAGAGGGATGTGGTTAATTCTGTCTCCTTTGCGTCCTCTTTCCAccagggctgggcctggaggaAAGGGACAAGGTATTATCTGTCACTCTTGTGATCTAGATGTTCCAAGCTGACTCTTGGAAACAGTTTTGTGGGTTTCTTAGAGATTGCCCCAGTGAAACATGCCATTGTTGATCCCTTGACACCAGCGggattttttccccacttctttcTCAGCCCCAGGATTCCAATGGATTACCCTTCAACTAGGGGCCATCATACCTCTCACCAGCCCATTTGGGGGAGTCCTCTTCCAGACTACAGGTcagctccctcaccctctccccaatCCATGGGTTCATTTTTCCCAGGAAATACACACCCTGCACCAGCCATCATATTGCCATTAACAACTGTGGCTTGCTCCTTAAGCAgccttgctttctctcctttgctgCTTCAAGCCAATCTAGCCACAGCTTTTTTACAGCCCATATGCCCTCCTAACTCCAGGGACTCCAATCAAACTCTCCAAAGGAAGCCCTCTTCTCTTGGCATGGGGTGAAGGAAAATCATACCCCCTCTTTGCCCATGACAGTGGAAAAAGCACAGAATTTCCAACAACTCTCTCCAATATACACCTTTCACCCCTGTATTCTTTAGGAGGCTGAATAAGAAGtcttaccatttctttctttttaaaaaattttatttatttattgagagggtgggggaagagaaagagagaacaaaggagcagggaggaggggcagagggagaagcagactccccactgagcagggaacccagctcaggcttgatcccaggacctcaggatcatgacctgagccaaaggcagacacttaaccaactgagacaaccAGGTGTCCCAGTCTTACTATCTCTTAGCATGTCCTATTTGGAGAGTTTTGATACCTCACTTTTAGACTGTGGGGTCCCTGGTACCCACTGCATTGTTTTTAGCATCTGGGCCCTCAGCCAAAACGGGGACACAGAAGTCATTTCAGCATTCTCTTACATCGGTACTGctcttcatgtcttctttttGTTAGTATTTGCTCATATACCTTCTCCCATCCTTTATTTTCAACTTCCCCATGTCATTCTGTTTTAGACACTTCTTAtaaatggttgattttttttttaaagattttattcacctaTTTGACACAAAGGGCAGGGGAGCCCAAAcagggggattggcaggcagagggagagggagaagcaaactcctcaccaaggagagagcctgacattgggctgaatcccaggaccccgggatcatgaccagagccaaaggcagatgtttaactgactgagccactcaggcacccctaaacagcTGATTTTTTTAACCCAATATATAAATCTCTGAATTTTAATTAGGTACCTTCAGTTCATTCATAGTGTATTGAATTTATTTCTGccatcttatcttttttttttttcccatgcttTCTGGTTGTTTCTTCTCTCTATCTCCTTTTCTTGGCTTTGGATGAACTGAttgaattttctttgttgttgttttttttttttttccctcaaatcatTTGAAAGTTGtacagtttatttctcttttaatggtttcctttatttaaatattgaaacttttttcaaataatatctGGCATTAATCAGAATCTATATCCCGAGGCCACTTCCGGCGTAGCCATGGCGGCTAACGCTACCACTAACCCGTCGCAGCTGCTGCCTCTAGAGCTTGTGGACAAATGTATAGGATCAAGAATTCACATTGTGATGAAGAGTGATAAAGAAATTGTTGGCACACTTTTGGGATTTGATGACTTTGTCAATATGGTACTGGAGGATGTCACTGAATTTGAAATCACACCAGAAGGAAGAAGGATCACTAAATTAGATCAAATTTTgctaaatggaaataatataacaATGCTGGTTCCTGGAGGAGAAGGTCCTGAAGTATGAATGGATTTCCTTGACTTAACTGTTTTGTGTTATAATGACAACaagatagaaattttttttaaccttttaatgtTTGGATTCTGTAAAGCCAAGTTTCCCGTTAAAgggaaatgttttgaaaattaaaaaaattaaaaaaaaaaaagaatctatatcCCTTAAACAATATAAGAATCATATTGAGATTTTATTGCCCTCTATAGCTGACCAACCCTCCCTCCCATCACCCATGTTGATTTAAATCTTCTTGGATTTTGATTACAGATTGTTATTTTAACAAACTATGCCAGTTTCTAGGCTCTCGGGCCAATTTTATGATGTCATTCTCCTAAACAGTCTCTTGAGCAAATGATCATCATCTTATCTGGACTCTGCAcactttctctttgctttgaaGAATTTCTAAAGCAAACTGGGGCAGTTCTCATtgggagaggcagaaagcagagtgggaaagccTCTGTGGCTAAGCCTCAGCTCCTGCTTTGCTCTCCATTGCTCACTTGGATAGAGCATTTTTAACCTTCCCTTGTTTCCTCACCTGCTTTCATTTTAACGTGATCCTGACCACTCTCTATCCAAGCCCCTATACCTCAACccaattctttattttacttcattctgtattttacttcttagcacttgaaagaaaaataccaaaaatgtaCTCAATGATTTCAACTTAGGATCTGCCAAGGCAAGGAGTAAGCTGGTTTCATTGTAGCCATGAGCGATTCTCACCCCAGCTCAATTTTATGAGATGCTAGCTTTGGTCATCTCCAGACAAAGTTGGAAGTCACTTGGTCTGTTGTCCCTTAAGACTCTGGATTCTTGGAGATCCTGCTTGTGTTGCTCCCCATGGTCAGGCAGAGCGGTAGCCTGACGGTCAGTTGTCATTGCTTCTTGGCTGACTTAATAACTCTGCAGGCTATGATGAAAGAACGCTTCGGGCTCCCCAGCCTCAGGCTATGGCGCCCTCTAGTGGCTATTGGCAGGCTACACCGTCCCCACTGAGTTCTAGCACTCTGACCCCTGCCCAGTGCTCTGGCCACCTGCAGTGGCATTCCACCTTCTCGTGACATTGTGGTTATTCAAGAGCCTTCTCCTCAGTAGGAAGAGACTCAGAGAGATTGGACAGGTCTGCACCTCATGTGACAGGAGACTACACCACTACAGATGAACACTAACAGTGGGTAACAGAGGATGCCATTGTGGGGAAAGGAAGTGCTGCTTTTGCTATCTTAAAATGCTGGCCTTGCTTGACTACAAGTCTGTGATCACTGAGCTTCTAGGACAGGGTTTGGGAAAGTACGGCTCATGGGTCAAATCCAGCCTACCTGTTTTTGTGCACCCACAGGCAAAgaatgctttttatatattttttaaagattttttttttatttatttgacagagagagagagaggtcacacgtagtcagagaggcaggcagagagagagaaggaatcaggcaggctccctgctgagcggagagcccaatgcggggctcgatcccaggaccctgagatcatgacctgagccgaaggcagaggctttaacccactgagccacccaagtgcccctgctttttatatttttaaatggttgagaaaaccaaaatcaaaagaataacatttcatatgaaaattatatgaaattaaaattttcaggggtacccagttaagcatctgactcgattttggctcaggtcatgatctcggggtcatgagatgggaGGCCTGTGTTCAATTCTGtgctcaactgggagtctgcttgagattctctccctctgcccctcccccagctcacgtgccctctctctctctctcaaatgaataaataaatctttaaaaacatcttcCATTCCATAAATAAGGTTTTATCAGAATATGGACATATTCATTAATACATTGCCTACAGCTGCTTCCATGTCACAtcagcagagttgaatagttgtgacagagaaCCTATGgcccacaaaacaaaaaatatttactatcagccctttacagaaaacgTTTGCTGACTTCTCTTCTAGAAGATCCGTGTGTTCTAGTTCATCACAGATTGCAGGGACCTGATTGAATAGGGTAAGAATGTCTATGGGGCCTTGCAGGGAATGAAGGTGAATTTACATGGTGAAGGTCCTAACTGAAGATTTTAGATTTAATCCACTAGGCTCTGAGGAGACTTTAAAGTTGGTGCCAGGAGTacatggtggctcagtcggttaagtgtctaccttcagcttaggtcctgatctcagggtcctgagattgagtccacactgggctccctgctcagtggaaagttttcttctccctctccctcttcccctactgtttttttttttttcctctctctctctctcaaataaataaataagtaaaatcttttaaaaaaaatttaaagttggtGCCAGGATCAAAGCAAGTACATTCTGAAGACTCAACAGGGCATGAGTGGTAAGAAGGACTGAATGAGAGGAGATTCTGAGGTAGGGAGGCCAGTAATGAGGAATAAGAGTTGAGGGCCTACAGTAAGGAGTGTTCAGGTGGAGGAAGAAGTGGTTACTGGAGGTGCCTTGGGTACTATTTCAGAGGGCAGCAGACAGGATGTCATCAAAGAGGTAGAGACAAAGAGGCCAAGGCCATCAGTAGGATAGAGTCAGGAAACACCAACAACATATATCCACAGGACACAGGAACATTTCTGAGGATGACCTAGTTTTGTCAACAGGTATCATTCTTACCCAAATGACAATGCAGGTAGATTTACTTTTGCTTTccactagcatttttttttaaagattttatttatttgccagagagagagagtacacacaagcaggcagagaggcaggcagaggcagcaagagaagcaggctccccaccgagcaaggagcccgatgtgggactcgatcccaggaccccaggatcatgacctaagctgaaggcagtgctttaaccaactgagccacccaggtgtccctccactagcattttaaaatacaacttgGCACATAACAGATTATGGACATGGAAGAAAGAGATGGACACATAAAGTAAGTAGTTTGAGACTGATGGGTATCATTGTGTAAATTCATAGGTAGACATAGCTGGGGAATTCTCCAAGCTAATGTCTTTTCCTAATTCCCGTGAAGTAATAACATTTCTGCCCAGAAACCTCTGGGCTCCTTACCATGTGTTTCCATTAGATTGAAATTAATTGGTATGATCAGAGTTATTAAGAAGAAGTCAGCATAGTTTCCAAAGCAAAGAAGGCTATGTAATTATTCCTATAAAGTTATATcagaaaataaactattatttcaGCCTTGAAAAGCTCTGTAAGCAAACCTGTTTACTGTAAGAAAGGGGAAAGCCATGaagttagtattttttaaaaggaagtgtaTTGCAAAATGAAGAGAACTTTTTCACATTACATGAACTTGGCATATAGTACTATCCACACCACTCAGAACTGATCTTCAGTTTGTGAATGTATTAGCAATTATAAggtcaaaattaaaatttgagtttGAGACTTTGGTGAAGTGAAATGTAGTGGAAAGAAcagttaatttttatcttttacatttccATTTCAGGGAGGAGAAATTTTTCTACAAGAACAGTTTAATGGCAGCAGAGGTTTTTGAAATAGATATAGGATGGGATTTTTTTTAGATGGAAATTCACTGTTGTAAAATAGTTACATAGGACAAATTTGAGAGTAAGCCCCTGAAATTttgtatgtttcatttttctcttatcatCCTCGAATTTCTGTTACTCTTAGTTCATTGCTTCCTATTACACAACTTaactctcaaaataatttttaaaacgatgttatatttaagagtctgtaaGATGGGAAGGctgtctgagattttttttttaagattttatttacttatttgataggcagagatcgcaagtagacagagagagagaggaggaagcaggctccctgctgagcagagagcccgacgcggggctccatcccaggaccctgagatcatgacctgagcctaaggcagaggccttaacccactgagccacccaggcgccccggctgtCTGAGATTTTTAGCCACAAAAAAGTCAGTAATGCTACACTAGAAACCATGATTAGGATCAAATTAAGACTTATAGACCTTATCTACACAAATGTGAAAGAGTCCAAATgacttaaaaatcattattacaGAAGCAATTCTTAACAAAACATATGTACTACagaaacaatacattaaaagagggaaagaaagagcaatttcaaaagaataaaaaacaaaaacaaagcagtgaCCTATTCTTGGTGTTCtttctgccctgcctctcccagcaCTGACTGATTCACATCCATTCTCCCTCCTCACAAAAGGCTGTCAAAACTTCTGGTTTCTGACTCCTGCTGCTCATTGgtccagtttggctattgcttaaaacacaatattttctttggggaaaagcaGATAAGTTAATAATAAGTGCCAAGATAATCTATGGGAATTTGAGAGTACTCAGAAGAGAATGTTACCCAGACTACTATTTTAGAACAATATAACACACCTAAATAGAATTAAGTGTTCATACTTTGGGGCCAGAAGGTTTTATTCTGAATTCTGTCACTTCCTAGTTCATCTGAATGAGTTAATTTCTCTAAACCCAAGACTCATAATCTATACAGGAAAATACtatgatgtattatatatttgcttggcacacataaatatataacatatgttaaTGCTTGCTTTTATAAGGTTATTTAGAGGAAGAACTGAAGTAAAGCAATAATGCTTACCATGGTGTTTTGcatataataaatacagaataaatgtaatttattattagCTTCACTTTTCTGACAACCTCATTTAAAGGGTAATGGTGAGGCAACTTGTTACTTTTAGATAAAAGGGTTTTGTCTCTAATATTAATAATAGGCACTGCAGGGccacctcggtggctcagatggttaagcatctgccttcagctcaggtcatgatctccgggtcctgggatggagccccatgttgggttctcaGCTAGGCGGGaattctgcctctccccctgctggtgctctctctctctctttctttctcaaatgaataaataaaatctttttaaaaaataggcactATAATTTACTAAGTGTCACTATATGTCAGGTGCCTTATATACAACGTCTCACTTAATTGTCAAAGGATCTTGCTGAATATGTATTATCATTCTCACTTTATAAGTTCAGAGCATGAACTGAACatgttaagtaactttcccagaGTTTCACAGATATTATTACTGTTAAATCtaaataaatccatatatatcTGGTTTCATAGCCTACATTCTCAAGCACAGATGGCAAGTAAATTTTGATTCAAATTTTAAgttaagaatacaaaaaaatctaTCCAAGACTACTGGGTCATATCAAAAGAACTTGAGATCTCTCTTGGGAGCCCTCTTACTGGCCGGATATAAGACGACTTCAGCATGAGAAACAATAATGACTGCCTTAAGTTGAAACACACAAGATGTATTAAAAATTATGAGTTcgctttaattctttaatttaaaaaaagttcatttgacATTTTTGGAGGGTGCTAGAGTACTCGCTCGttattctggaaataaaaatgaataaaaggaaagtaTCAAGTATTTATCTTGCTTTCCCACCATAAACCCTCTGGGTAAGATATGTGAATATCTGATGAGTCCCAGGTGAGTGCAAAGGTCCTGAAAAGGCACACGGCTGCCATATTCAAGGAACAATGGAGAGGCTGTGTGGATGAATCCTAGTATGAGAGGCCAAGAGTACTGTAAGATGAGATCAGAAGGAAAACTGGGCTTGGAGCTGGTGTGTAAAGTTCTCTAGGTCTTTGTAAAGGCTTTAGTATTCACTTTGAGAAAAACCACAAGATTTTGAACAAAGAAGTGACATAA
Proteins encoded in this window:
- the LOC125107117 gene encoding U6 snRNA-associated Sm-like protein LSm5; this encodes MAANATTNPSQLLPLELVDKCIGSRIHIVMKSDKEIVGTLLGFDDFVNMVLEDVTEFEITPEGRRITKLDQILLNGNNITMLVPGGEGPEV